One segment of Cervus canadensis isolate Bull #8, Minnesota chromosome 32, ASM1932006v1, whole genome shotgun sequence DNA contains the following:
- the PKMYT1 gene encoding membrane-associated tyrosine- and threonine-specific cdc2-inhibitory kinase isoform X1, whose product MLMPAEGTPPPLGGTPVPVPAYFRHAEPGFSLKRPRGLSRSLPPRPPAKGSIPVSRLFPPRTPGWHQPHARRVSFRDQASEPLQSPGYDPSRPESFFQQSFHRLGRLGHGSYGEVFKVRSKEDGRLYAVKRSMSPFRGPKDRTRKLAEVGGHEKVGQHPRCVRLEQAWEEGGILYLQTELCGPSLQQHCEAWGAGLPEAQVWGYLRDTLLALAHLHGQGLVHLDVKPANIFLGPRGRCKLGDFGLLVELGASGASEAQEGDPRYMAPELLQGSYGTAADVFSLGLTILEVACNMELPRGGEGWQRLRQGYLPPEFTAGLSSELRSVLVTMLEPDPNLRATAEALLALPVLRQPRPWSVLWFMAAEALSRGWALWQALLSLLCWLWHGLAHPASWLQPPGPPATPPGSPPCSLLLDRSLSSTWGDDSIGPSLSPEAILARAAGSTSTPRSGSPAPRSRHPPRDALDLSDIDSEPPRGTFPAFEPRNLLSLFEDSLGPS is encoded by the exons ATGCTCATGCCCGCCGAGGGCACCCCGCCACCCCTGGGTGGCACTCCTGTCCCAGTCCCAGCCTACTTCCGCCATGCAGAGCCTGGCTTCTCCCTCAAGAGGCCCAGGGGGCTCAGTCGGAGCCTCCCGCCCCGGCCCCCTGCCAAGGGCAGCATCCCTGTCAGCCGCCTCTTCCCTCCTCGGACCCCAGGCTGGCATCAGCCCCACGCCCGGCGGGTGTCGTTCCGGGACCAGGCCTCCGAGCCCCTGCAGAGCCCCGGGTATGATCCAAGTCGACCGGAGTCGTTCTTCCAGCAGAGTTTCCACAGGCTCGGCCGCCTGGGCCACGGCTCTTATGGGGAGGTCTTCAAG GTGCGCTCCAAGGAGGACGGCCGGCTGTACGCAGTGAAGCGCTCTATGTCGCCGTTCCGGGGCCCCAAGGACCGGACCCGCAAGCTGGCCGAGGTGGGCGGCCACGAGAAGGTGGGGCAGCACCCGCGCTGTGTGCGGTTGGAACAAGCCTGGGAGGAGGGCGGCATCCTGTACCTACAGACGGAGCTGTGTGGGCCCAGCCTGCAGCAGCACTGCGAGGCCTGGGGCGCCGGCCTGCCCGAGGCTCAGGTCTGGGGCTATCTGCGGGACACCCTGCTGGCCCTGGCCCACCTGCACGGCCAGGGCCTGGTCCACCTGGATGTCAAGCCTGCCAACATCTTCCTGGGGCCCCGGGGCCGCTGCAAGCTGGGTGACTTCGGGCTGCTGGTCGAGCTGGGCGCGTCAGGAGCTAGCGAGGCCCAGGAGGGAGACCCCCGCTACATGGCCCCCGAGTTGCTCCAGGGCTCTTACGGGACAGCGGCAGACGTGTTCAG CCTGGGCCTCACCATCCTGGAGGTGGCGTGCAACATGGAACTGCCCCGCGGTGGGGAGGGCTGGCAGCGGCTGCGTCAGGGCTACCTGCCCCCTGAGTTCACCGCTG GCCTGTCCTCTGAGCTGCGTTCCGTTCTCGTCACGATGCTGGAGCCTGACCCCAACCTGCGGGCCACCGCTGAGGCCCTGCTGGCCCTGCCCGTGCTCAGGCAGCCACGGCCCTGGAGCGTCCTGTGGTTCATGGCCGCCGAGGCCCTCAGTCGAGGCTGGGCCCTGTGGCAG GCCCTGCTCTCCCTGCTCTGCTGGCTCTGGCACGGGCTGGCTCACCCCGCCAGCTGGCTGCAGCCCCCGGGTCCGCCGGCCACCCCACCCGGGTCGCCGCCCTGCAGCCTTCTCCTGGACCGCAGCCTCTCCAGCACCTGGGGCGACGACAGCATAGG GCCCTCACTGTCTCCAGAGGCCATCCTGGCCAGGGCTGCCGGCAGCACCTCCACCCCCCGCAGTGGCTCCCCTGCCCCCCGGAGCAGGCACCCACCGAG GGATGCTCTGGACCTGAGTGACATTGACTCAGAGCCCCCTCGGGGCACCTTCCCTGCCTTTGAACCTCGGAACCTCCTCAGCCTGTTTGAGGACTCCCTGGGCCCAAGCTAA
- the PAQR4 gene encoding progestin and adipoQ receptor family member 4, with the protein MAFLAGPRLLDWASSPPHLQFNKFVLTGYRPASSGSGCLRSLFYMHNELGNIYTHGLALLGFLVLLPMTMPWGQLGEDGWLWGTHCVACLAPPAGSVLYHLFMCHKGGSPVYTRLLALDMCGVCLINTLGALPIIHCTLACRPWLRPAALLGYTLLSGVAGWRALTAPSTSARLRAFGWQAGARLLVFGARGAGLGSGAPGSLRCYLRMDALALLGGLVNVARLPERWVPGRFDYWGNSHQIMHLLSVGSILQLHAGVVPDLLWAARHTCLPD; encoded by the exons ATGGCGTTCCTGGCCGGGCCGCGCCTGCTGGACTGGGCCAGCTCGCCGCCTCACCTGCAGTTTAACAAGTTCGTGCTCACTGGCTACCGGCCGGCCAGCAGCGGCTCGGGCTGCCTTCGTAGCCTCTTCTACATGCACAACGAGCTGGGCAACATCTACACGCACG GACTGGCCCTGCTGGGCTTCCTGGTGCTGCTGCCCATGACCATGCCCTGGGGTCAGCTGGGCGAGGATGGCTGGCTGTGGGGCACACACTGTGTGGCCTGCCTGGCCCCCCCTGCAGGCTCTGTGCTCTATCACCTCTTCATGTGCCACAAAGGGGGCAGCCCTGTGTACACCCGGCTCCTTGCCCTGGATATGTGTGGGGTCTGCCTCATCAACACTCTCG GGGCCCTGCCCATCATCCACTGCACCCTGGCCTGCCGGCCCTGGCTGCGCCCCGCTGCCCTGCTGGGCTACACCCTGCTGTCGGGTGTGGCTGGCTGGCGGGCCCTCACCGCCCCCTCCACCAGTGCCCGGCTCCGCGCCTTTGGCTGGCAAGCCGGCGCCCGCCTCCTGGTGTTCGGGGCCCGGGGAGCGGGGCTGGGCTCCGGGGCTCCAGGCTCCCTGCGCTGCTACTTGCGCATGGACGCGCTGGCACTGCTTGGGGGGCTGGTGAACGTGGCCCGCCTGCCGGAGCGCTGGGTACCCGGCCGCTTCGACTACTGGGGTAACTCACACCAGATCATGCACCTGCTCAGCGTGGGCTCCATCCTCCAGCTGCACGCTGGCGTCGTGCCCGACCTGCTCTGGGCCGCCCGGCACACCTGCCTCCCAGACTGA
- the PKMYT1 gene encoding membrane-associated tyrosine- and threonine-specific cdc2-inhibitory kinase isoform X2 — translation MLMPAEGTPPPLGGTPVPVPAYFRHAEPGFSLKRPRGLSRSLPPRPPAKGSIPVSRLFPPRTPGWHQPHARRVSFRDQASEPLQSPGYDPSRPESFFQQSFHRLGRLGHGSYGEVFKVRSKEDGRLYAVKRSMSPFRGPKDRTRKLAEVGGHEKVGQHPRCVRLEQAWEEGGILYLQTELCGPSLQQHCEAWGAGLPEAQVWGYLRDTLLALAHLHGQGLVHLDVKPANIFLGPRGRCKLGDFGLLVELGASGASEAQEGDPRYMAPELLQGSYGTAADVFSLGLTILEVACNMELPRGGEGWQRLRQGYLPPEFTAGLSSELRSVLVTMLEPDPNLRATAEALLALPVLRQPRPWSVLWFMAAEALSRGWALWQALLSLLCWLWHGLAHPASWLQPPGPPATPPGSPPCSLLLDRSLSSTWGDDSIGWALTVSRGHPGQGCRQHLHPPQWLPCPPEQAPTEVSWPRVLGWEGAALGPESFLCSSCPPGMLWT, via the exons ATGCTCATGCCCGCCGAGGGCACCCCGCCACCCCTGGGTGGCACTCCTGTCCCAGTCCCAGCCTACTTCCGCCATGCAGAGCCTGGCTTCTCCCTCAAGAGGCCCAGGGGGCTCAGTCGGAGCCTCCCGCCCCGGCCCCCTGCCAAGGGCAGCATCCCTGTCAGCCGCCTCTTCCCTCCTCGGACCCCAGGCTGGCATCAGCCCCACGCCCGGCGGGTGTCGTTCCGGGACCAGGCCTCCGAGCCCCTGCAGAGCCCCGGGTATGATCCAAGTCGACCGGAGTCGTTCTTCCAGCAGAGTTTCCACAGGCTCGGCCGCCTGGGCCACGGCTCTTATGGGGAGGTCTTCAAG GTGCGCTCCAAGGAGGACGGCCGGCTGTACGCAGTGAAGCGCTCTATGTCGCCGTTCCGGGGCCCCAAGGACCGGACCCGCAAGCTGGCCGAGGTGGGCGGCCACGAGAAGGTGGGGCAGCACCCGCGCTGTGTGCGGTTGGAACAAGCCTGGGAGGAGGGCGGCATCCTGTACCTACAGACGGAGCTGTGTGGGCCCAGCCTGCAGCAGCACTGCGAGGCCTGGGGCGCCGGCCTGCCCGAGGCTCAGGTCTGGGGCTATCTGCGGGACACCCTGCTGGCCCTGGCCCACCTGCACGGCCAGGGCCTGGTCCACCTGGATGTCAAGCCTGCCAACATCTTCCTGGGGCCCCGGGGCCGCTGCAAGCTGGGTGACTTCGGGCTGCTGGTCGAGCTGGGCGCGTCAGGAGCTAGCGAGGCCCAGGAGGGAGACCCCCGCTACATGGCCCCCGAGTTGCTCCAGGGCTCTTACGGGACAGCGGCAGACGTGTTCAG CCTGGGCCTCACCATCCTGGAGGTGGCGTGCAACATGGAACTGCCCCGCGGTGGGGAGGGCTGGCAGCGGCTGCGTCAGGGCTACCTGCCCCCTGAGTTCACCGCTG GCCTGTCCTCTGAGCTGCGTTCCGTTCTCGTCACGATGCTGGAGCCTGACCCCAACCTGCGGGCCACCGCTGAGGCCCTGCTGGCCCTGCCCGTGCTCAGGCAGCCACGGCCCTGGAGCGTCCTGTGGTTCATGGCCGCCGAGGCCCTCAGTCGAGGCTGGGCCCTGTGGCAG GCCCTGCTCTCCCTGCTCTGCTGGCTCTGGCACGGGCTGGCTCACCCCGCCAGCTGGCTGCAGCCCCCGGGTCCGCCGGCCACCCCACCCGGGTCGCCGCCCTGCAGCCTTCTCCTGGACCGCAGCCTCTCCAGCACCTGGGGCGACGACAGCATAGGGTGG GCCCTCACTGTCTCCAGAGGCCATCCTGGCCAGGGCTGCCGGCAGCACCTCCACCCCCCGCAGTGGCTCCCCTGCCCCCCGGAGCAGGCACCCACCGAGGTGAGCTGGCCCAgggtcctggggtgggagggggcggctCTTGGTCCTGAGtcatttctctgttcttcctgCCCCCCAGGGATGCTCTGGACCTGA
- the PKMYT1 gene encoding membrane-associated tyrosine- and threonine-specific cdc2-inhibitory kinase isoform X3 gives MLMPAEGTPPPLGGTPVPVPAYFRHAEPGFSLKRPRGLSRSLPPRPPAKGSIPVSRLFPPRTPGWHQPHARRVSFRDQASEPLQSPGYDPSRPESFFQQSFHRLGRLGHGSYGEVFKVRSKEDGRLYAVKRSMSPFRGPKDRTRKLAEVGGHEKVGQHPRCVRLEQAWEEGGILYLQTELCGPSLQQHCEAWGAGLPEAQVWGYLRDTLLALAHLHGQGLVHLDVKPANIFLGPRGRCKLGDFGLLVELGASGASEAQEGDPRYMAPELLQGSYGTAADVFSLGLTILEVACNMELPRGGEGWQRLRQGYLPPEFTAGLSSELRSVLVTMLEPDPNLRATAEALLALPVLRQPRPWSVLWFMAAEALSRGWALWQALLSLLCWLWHGLAHPASWLQPPGPPATPPGSPPCSLLLDRSLSSTWGDDSIGWALTVSRGHPGQGCRQHLHPPQWLPCPPEQAPTEGCSGPE, from the exons ATGCTCATGCCCGCCGAGGGCACCCCGCCACCCCTGGGTGGCACTCCTGTCCCAGTCCCAGCCTACTTCCGCCATGCAGAGCCTGGCTTCTCCCTCAAGAGGCCCAGGGGGCTCAGTCGGAGCCTCCCGCCCCGGCCCCCTGCCAAGGGCAGCATCCCTGTCAGCCGCCTCTTCCCTCCTCGGACCCCAGGCTGGCATCAGCCCCACGCCCGGCGGGTGTCGTTCCGGGACCAGGCCTCCGAGCCCCTGCAGAGCCCCGGGTATGATCCAAGTCGACCGGAGTCGTTCTTCCAGCAGAGTTTCCACAGGCTCGGCCGCCTGGGCCACGGCTCTTATGGGGAGGTCTTCAAG GTGCGCTCCAAGGAGGACGGCCGGCTGTACGCAGTGAAGCGCTCTATGTCGCCGTTCCGGGGCCCCAAGGACCGGACCCGCAAGCTGGCCGAGGTGGGCGGCCACGAGAAGGTGGGGCAGCACCCGCGCTGTGTGCGGTTGGAACAAGCCTGGGAGGAGGGCGGCATCCTGTACCTACAGACGGAGCTGTGTGGGCCCAGCCTGCAGCAGCACTGCGAGGCCTGGGGCGCCGGCCTGCCCGAGGCTCAGGTCTGGGGCTATCTGCGGGACACCCTGCTGGCCCTGGCCCACCTGCACGGCCAGGGCCTGGTCCACCTGGATGTCAAGCCTGCCAACATCTTCCTGGGGCCCCGGGGCCGCTGCAAGCTGGGTGACTTCGGGCTGCTGGTCGAGCTGGGCGCGTCAGGAGCTAGCGAGGCCCAGGAGGGAGACCCCCGCTACATGGCCCCCGAGTTGCTCCAGGGCTCTTACGGGACAGCGGCAGACGTGTTCAG CCTGGGCCTCACCATCCTGGAGGTGGCGTGCAACATGGAACTGCCCCGCGGTGGGGAGGGCTGGCAGCGGCTGCGTCAGGGCTACCTGCCCCCTGAGTTCACCGCTG GCCTGTCCTCTGAGCTGCGTTCCGTTCTCGTCACGATGCTGGAGCCTGACCCCAACCTGCGGGCCACCGCTGAGGCCCTGCTGGCCCTGCCCGTGCTCAGGCAGCCACGGCCCTGGAGCGTCCTGTGGTTCATGGCCGCCGAGGCCCTCAGTCGAGGCTGGGCCCTGTGGCAG GCCCTGCTCTCCCTGCTCTGCTGGCTCTGGCACGGGCTGGCTCACCCCGCCAGCTGGCTGCAGCCCCCGGGTCCGCCGGCCACCCCACCCGGGTCGCCGCCCTGCAGCCTTCTCCTGGACCGCAGCCTCTCCAGCACCTGGGGCGACGACAGCATAGGGTGG GCCCTCACTGTCTCCAGAGGCCATCCTGGCCAGGGCTGCCGGCAGCACCTCCACCCCCCGCAGTGGCTCCCCTGCCCCCCGGAGCAGGCACCCACCGAG GGATGCTCTGGACCTGAGTGA